The Micromonospora sp. NBC_01740 genome includes a window with the following:
- a CDS encoding helix-turn-helix transcriptional regulator: MQQEEQTTRLRHAFRACEDQQRGHVALVTGAVGSGKTSLLESFSEWAAGTGGQVMSAAGSRAERGLHLGVVGQLFHSARLTPEAAARVEKLMRDATFAVPLPEPGAEAADGDRAWAPLLHGLFAALLDLTAAGPLVLAVDDVHHADPASLHCLLYVTRRLRHARIMVVLAEASTLRPPHPLFRAELLSQPHFSRIGLPPLTVDAVARLVGGEADNADARRTAERCVRMTGGNPLLTRALLEERASAETNDEYGPPVGDAFDQAVLGCLYRHEPGVRRVAQALAVLNRPATTDLLGHLLDVVPESTAPAVRVLRTSGLMEGDQLRHPRILRSILGDMSADERRSLHQRAAEVLHDHGAEPSVVAEHLVAAGSASAPWVVPVLQDAAGHALASGRPDVAAACLRLVSRAPVDAQQRTATTEMLVNARWQINPLTVNGQLTELVETARAAGWSTDAGLSAVPYLLWQGRVDEATEAVSAFPTDEEHGSAGTAGRLRMMQLLVSLSHPEHLATVRETPSTWSRAASAPTTISPLLQAVTVLGTALTPAADNDTVATAEQLLQRHHTDDGALGLLTAPLLALLWAGRSDRATVWGDVLLGRPVTQHAPVWRAVIRAVRAEAALRVGDLPGAEHHARAALEDMPAAAWGVAIAGPLATLVACATESGRFSEAERWLAHPVPPGMFRTPLGLHYLAARARHHLAVRRPHAATTDLRRCGELMRAWGIDAAGLVPWRLELARVQLSVGNKTQATQLLQEQLRVPHGVDDRTRGRTLRLLATTAAQDHRRKLLSEAVNLLQSSGDRLELVRALGDTGQTLQRAGDSARARLLVRRAYQLAQDCGASVLAQRLIRREPGSGLPAYPAAAELQEPDDGLSDAERRVAALAAQGHTNRQISSKLFITVSTVEQHLTRVYRKLDVKRRTDLPSRLVAYAEALADETQGAAS, from the coding sequence GTGCAGCAAGAGGAGCAGACGACCCGTCTCCGGCACGCGTTCCGGGCTTGTGAGGACCAGCAGCGCGGACACGTCGCGCTGGTCACCGGCGCCGTGGGCAGCGGCAAGACGAGCCTGCTGGAGTCGTTCAGCGAGTGGGCGGCGGGCACCGGCGGGCAGGTGATGAGCGCCGCCGGCTCCCGGGCCGAGCGCGGGCTCCACCTGGGAGTGGTCGGGCAGCTGTTCCACAGTGCACGGCTCACGCCGGAGGCCGCGGCCCGGGTCGAGAAGCTGATGCGGGACGCCACCTTCGCCGTACCGCTGCCCGAGCCCGGCGCTGAGGCGGCCGACGGTGACCGGGCCTGGGCCCCCCTGCTGCACGGTCTCTTCGCCGCCCTGCTCGACCTGACCGCCGCCGGCCCCCTGGTCCTCGCCGTCGACGACGTGCACCACGCGGACCCGGCCTCGCTGCACTGCCTGCTCTACGTGACCCGCCGGCTGCGCCACGCCCGGATCATGGTCGTGCTCGCGGAGGCCTCGACGCTGCGCCCGCCGCACCCGCTGTTCCGCGCCGAGCTGCTCAGCCAGCCGCACTTCTCCCGGATCGGCCTGCCGCCGCTGACCGTGGACGCCGTCGCCCGGCTGGTCGGCGGCGAGGCCGACAACGCCGACGCCCGACGGACGGCGGAACGCTGCGTCCGCATGACCGGCGGCAATCCGCTGCTCACCCGGGCGCTGCTCGAGGAACGGGCCAGCGCGGAGACGAACGACGAGTACGGTCCGCCGGTCGGCGACGCGTTCGACCAGGCGGTGCTCGGTTGCCTCTACCGGCACGAGCCGGGCGTGCGCCGGGTGGCGCAGGCGCTGGCGGTGCTCAACCGGCCCGCGACGACCGACCTGCTCGGCCACCTCCTCGACGTGGTGCCCGAGTCGACGGCCCCGGCGGTACGGGTGCTGCGCACCTCGGGCCTGATGGAGGGCGACCAGCTGCGCCACCCGCGCATCCTGCGGTCGATCCTGGGCGACATGTCGGCCGACGAACGGCGGAGCCTGCACCAGCGTGCCGCCGAGGTGCTGCACGACCACGGCGCCGAGCCGAGCGTGGTCGCCGAGCACCTGGTGGCCGCCGGCTCGGCGAGCGCGCCCTGGGTGGTGCCGGTGCTCCAGGACGCCGCCGGCCACGCGCTGGCGTCGGGCCGGCCCGACGTGGCCGCCGCGTGCCTGCGCCTGGTCTCCCGCGCCCCGGTGGACGCGCAGCAGCGGACCGCCACCACCGAGATGCTGGTGAACGCCCGCTGGCAGATCAACCCGTTGACCGTGAACGGGCAGCTGACCGAGCTGGTGGAGACGGCGCGGGCCGCCGGTTGGTCCACCGACGCGGGCCTGTCCGCCGTGCCCTACCTGCTCTGGCAGGGCCGGGTGGACGAGGCCACCGAGGCGGTCAGCGCCTTCCCGACGGACGAGGAGCACGGCTCGGCCGGCACGGCCGGTCGCCTGCGGATGATGCAGCTGCTGGTCTCCCTCTCCCACCCGGAGCACCTGGCCACCGTGCGGGAGACCCCGAGCACCTGGAGCCGGGCGGCGAGCGCGCCGACCACGATCAGCCCGCTGCTCCAGGCGGTCACGGTGCTCGGCACCGCGCTGACGCCGGCCGCGGACAACGACACCGTGGCAACCGCCGAGCAGCTTCTCCAGCGCCACCACACGGACGACGGCGCGCTGGGTCTGCTGACCGCTCCCCTGCTGGCGCTGCTCTGGGCGGGTCGGTCCGACCGGGCCACGGTCTGGGGGGACGTGCTGCTCGGCCGGCCGGTGACCCAGCACGCCCCGGTGTGGCGGGCCGTCATCCGGGCGGTCCGGGCGGAGGCGGCGTTGCGCGTCGGCGACCTGCCCGGCGCGGAGCACCACGCGCGGGCGGCCCTGGAGGACATGCCCGCCGCGGCCTGGGGGGTGGCCATCGCCGGTCCCCTGGCCACGTTGGTCGCCTGCGCGACCGAGTCGGGCCGGTTCTCCGAGGCCGAACGGTGGCTCGCCCACCCCGTCCCGCCCGGCATGTTCCGCACCCCGCTGGGCCTGCACTACCTGGCCGCCCGGGCCCGGCACCACCTGGCCGTACGCCGGCCGCACGCCGCCACCACCGACCTGCGCCGGTGCGGCGAGCTGATGCGCGCCTGGGGCATCGACGCGGCCGGGCTGGTGCCGTGGCGGCTGGAGCTGGCCCGGGTGCAGCTCAGCGTCGGCAACAAGACGCAGGCCACGCAGCTTCTCCAGGAGCAGCTGCGGGTGCCGCACGGGGTCGACGACCGCACCCGGGGCCGGACGCTCCGGCTGCTCGCCACCACCGCCGCCCAGGACCACCGGCGCAAGCTGCTCTCCGAAGCGGTCAACCTGCTCCAGTCCAGCGGCGACCGGCTGGAACTCGTCCGGGCCCTCGGCGACACCGGCCAGACGCTCCAACGTGCCGGGGACTCCGCCCGCGCCCGACTGCTCGTCCGCCGGGCCTACCAGCTCGCCCAGGACTGCGGCGCATCGGTGCTGGCCCAGCGGCTGATCCGCCGGGAGCCGGGCAGCGGGCTGCCGGCGTACCCGGCCGCCGCCGAGTTGCAGGAGCCGGACGACGGGCTGAGCGACGCCGAGCGCAGGGTCGCCGCGCTGGCCGCCCAGGGGCACACCAACCGGCAGATCTCCAGCAAGCTCTTCATCACCGTGAGCACGGTGGAGCAGCACCTGACCCGGGTCTACCGCAAGCTCGACGTCAAGCGGCGCACGGACCTGCCGTCCCGGCTCGTCGCGTACGCGGAGGCGCTGGCCGACGAGACCCAGGGCGCCGCGTCCTGA
- a CDS encoding glycosyltransferase, with protein MTGNDRGRAVLVVAYNSAGMFNPLLSIVGELKARGVGNVWFASTEDRRGDVEGLRGPGEVSFVSLGPARPQSSPDTWDDATYRLLTTGDRATSFARYLDVSTDYDHVRQLHRRCLQVIDEVGPVVAVIDSLASWAMDAAQTRQLPYVVSISLPPSNFFQEQLPTRYPAPFSGLPERMTPRQQAANVGFRNRLVRALMEPERLRRSLAAVAARKAAGIHNPEMRPAGYVEAAEALMAYTVFGFEYPFATAPEKLRMLGPVVPRELPPADGDDELTRWLDAHPSVVYVGFGTIMRLSRGQVDAIVEIADRLGPEHAVLWKVPARQQHLLPPAQRLPGNLRVEAWVPSQHRVLAHPHVRVFFNHGAANAIHEAVHFAVPQLVMPFWLDCPDGAVRAVDSGVALAVERADSPNVEDVLAKLARLLGEETFRARAQLWSRRMRQAGGVTAAADLVLEHRDEAAARRTVGLAVG; from the coding sequence ATGACCGGAAACGACCGTGGCCGGGCGGTACTCGTCGTCGCCTACAACAGCGCGGGGATGTTCAACCCGCTGCTCAGCATCGTGGGCGAGTTGAAGGCCCGGGGCGTCGGGAACGTCTGGTTCGCATCGACCGAGGATCGCCGGGGGGACGTCGAGGGACTGCGCGGGCCGGGCGAGGTCTCGTTCGTCTCGCTCGGCCCGGCCCGGCCGCAGTCGTCACCGGACACCTGGGACGACGCGACGTACCGGCTGCTGACCACCGGCGACCGGGCGACCAGCTTCGCCCGGTACCTCGACGTCAGCACCGACTACGACCACGTGCGGCAGCTCCACCGGCGCTGCCTCCAGGTCATCGACGAGGTCGGGCCGGTGGTGGCCGTGATCGACAGCCTCGCCAGCTGGGCGATGGACGCGGCGCAGACCCGGCAGCTGCCCTACGTGGTCAGCATCTCGCTGCCGCCGTCCAACTTCTTCCAGGAGCAGCTGCCGACGCGCTACCCCGCCCCGTTCTCGGGGCTGCCGGAGCGGATGACGCCCCGGCAGCAGGCGGCCAACGTCGGCTTCCGCAACCGGCTGGTGCGGGCACTGATGGAGCCGGAGCGGCTGCGGCGCAGCCTCGCGGCCGTGGCCGCCCGGAAGGCGGCCGGCATCCACAACCCGGAGATGCGCCCGGCCGGCTACGTCGAGGCCGCCGAGGCGCTCATGGCGTACACGGTCTTCGGCTTCGAGTACCCGTTCGCGACCGCCCCGGAGAAGCTGCGGATGCTCGGTCCCGTCGTGCCCCGGGAACTGCCGCCGGCCGACGGCGACGACGAGCTGACCCGATGGCTCGACGCGCACCCCTCGGTGGTCTACGTCGGCTTCGGCACCATCATGCGTCTGTCGCGCGGCCAGGTGGACGCGATCGTCGAGATCGCCGACCGGCTCGGGCCCGAGCACGCCGTGCTGTGGAAGGTGCCCGCGCGCCAGCAGCACCTCCTCCCGCCAGCGCAGCGGCTGCCGGGCAACCTGCGGGTGGAGGCGTGGGTGCCGTCGCAGCACCGGGTGCTGGCCCACCCGCACGTGCGGGTCTTCTTCAACCACGGCGCCGCCAACGCCATCCACGAGGCGGTCCACTTCGCCGTGCCGCAGCTGGTGATGCCGTTCTGGCTGGACTGCCCCGACGGGGCGGTACGCGCGGTCGACAGCGGGGTGGCCCTGGCCGTCGAGCGCGCCGACTCGCCGAACGTCGAGGACGTCCTCGCCAAGCTCGCGCGGCTGCTGGGCGAGGAGACGTTCCGGGCGCGGGCGCAGCTGTGGAGCCGGCGGATGCGGCAGGCCGGCGGGGTCACCGCCGCCGCCGACCTCGTGCTGGAACACCGCGACGAGGCGGCGGCCCGTCGTACCGTCGGGCTGGCCGTCGGCTGA